A single region of the Malus sylvestris chromosome 8, drMalSylv7.2, whole genome shotgun sequence genome encodes:
- the LOC126632995 gene encoding vestitone reductase-like isoform X1, with translation MEGERSGRVVCVTGGSGFVGSWLVMRLLDQGYSVNTTVRSHPAENQRDLSYLTSLPGATERLKIFTADLSNPDSFNAAVDGCIGVFHVATPVDFQDKEPEQAVTKRSIDGALGILKACLNAKTVKRVVYTSSASAVVFGSGNDVEEVDESFWSDIDYIKAKISYGGSYMVSKTLTEKAVIEFSEKYGLDVVTVMPSFVVGPFICPKLPGSVHSTLAMVFGNLDGLSFLINTPMVHVDDVARAHIFLFEHHGAKGRYNCSSHVITLVQMAEFLSAKYPEFQIPSLSYLREVKGEKMPGLSSKKLLDSGFRFKYGVDEILGDAIQCCKEKHYL, from the exons atggaAGGAGAGAGATCGGGAAGAGTTGTATGTGTAACAGGTGGTTCAGGGTTCGTAGGGTCTTGGCTGGTTATGAGGCTTCTTGATCAAGGCTACTCTGTGAATACCACTGTTAGATCACACCCTGCAG AGAACCAGAGAGATCTAAGCTACCTCACAAGTCTACCAGGAGCAACCGAAAGGCTCAAAATTTTCACAGCGGATCTCAGCAACCCGGACAGCTTCAATGCAGCCGTTGACGGATGCATTGGAGTGTTCCATGTTGCCACTCCAGTCGATTTCCAAGACAAGGAACCAGAACAAGCAGTGACCAAAAGATCAATTGATGGAGCTCTCGGCATTCTAAAGGCGTGCTTAAATGCGAAAACAGTGAAACGAGTTGTGTACACTTCTAGTGCATCCGCTGTCGTGTTTGGCAGCGGCAATGATGTGGAGGAAGTGGATGAAAGTTTTTGGAGTGACATAGATTACATTAAAGCTAAAATTTCATATGGAGGGTCATACATGGTTTCAAAGACATTAACTGAGAAGGCAGTTATTGAATTTTCAGAGAAATATGGGTTGGATGTTGTGACAGTAATGCCTTCTTTTGTTGTTGGCCCCTTTATTTGCCCTAAGCTTCCCGGATCCGTTCACAGCACACTGGCTATGGTCTTTGGTAACCTTGATGGGCTTAGCTTTCTTATCAATACGCCTATGGTGCATGTCGATGATGTTGCGAGAGCGCACATTTTCCTTTTCGAACATCATGGTGCAAAGGGGAGGTACAATTGCTCATCACATGTCATAACCCTTGTACAAATGGCTGAGTTTCTTTCTGCCAAATACCCGGAATTTCAAataccgtcactgag CTATTTAAGGGAGGTTAAAGGTGAGAAAATGCCTGGTCTGTCATCGAAGAAGCTCTTGGATTCTGGTTTCAGATTCAAGTATGGGGTTGATGAGATTCTCGGCGATGCAATTCAATGCTGCAAAGAAAAGCATTATTTATAG
- the LOC126632995 gene encoding vestitone reductase-like isoform X2, with amino-acid sequence MEGERSGRVVCVTGGSGFVGSWLVMRLLDQGYSVNTTVRSHPAENQRDLSYLTSLPGATERLKIFTADLSNPDSFNAAVDGCIGVFHVATPVDFQDKEPEQAVTKRSIDGALGILKACLNAKTVKRVVYTSSASAVVFGSGNDVEEVDESFWSDIDYIKAKISYGGSYMVSKTLTEKAVIEFSEKYGLDVVTVMPSFVVGPFICPKLPGSVHSTLAMVFGNLDGLSFLINTPMVHVDDVARAHIFLFEHHGAKGRYNCSSHVITLVQMAEFLSAKYPEFQIPSLSYLREAKGEKTPGLSSKKLLDSGFRFKYGVDEMLIGAIQCCKEKHYL; translated from the exons atggaAGGAGAGAGATCGGGAAGAGTTGTATGTGTAACAGGTGGTTCAGGGTTCGTAGGGTCTTGGCTGGTTATGAGGCTTCTTGATCAAGGCTACTCTGTGAATACCACTGTTAGATCACACCCTGCAG AGAACCAGAGAGATCTAAGCTACCTCACAAGTCTACCAGGAGCAACCGAAAGGCTCAAAATTTTCACAGCGGATCTCAGCAACCCGGACAGCTTCAATGCAGCCGTTGACGGATGCATTGGAGTGTTCCATGTTGCCACTCCAGTCGATTTCCAAGACAAGGAACCAGAACAAGCAGTGACCAAAAGATCAATTGATGGAGCTCTCGGCATTCTAAAGGCGTGCTTAAATGCGAAAACAGTGAAACGAGTTGTGTACACTTCTAGTGCATCCGCTGTCGTGTTTGGCAGCGGCAATGATGTGGAGGAAGTGGATGAAAGTTTTTGGAGTGACATAGATTACATTAAAGCTAAAATTTCATATGGAGGGTCATACATGGTTTCAAAGACATTAACTGAGAAGGCAGTTATTGAATTTTCAGAGAAATATGGGTTGGATGTTGTGACAGTAATGCCTTCTTTTGTTGTTGGCCCCTTTATTTGCCCTAAGCTTCCCGGATCCGTTCACAGCACACTGGCTATGGTCTTTGGTAACCTTGATGGGCTTAGCTTTCTTATCAATACGCCTATGGTGCATGTCGATGATGTTGCGAGAGCGCACATTTTCCTTTTCGAACATCATGGTGCAAAGGGGAGGTACAATTGCTCATCACATGTCATAACCCTTGTACAAATGGCTGAGTTTCTTTCTGCCAAATACCCGGAATTTCAAataccgtcactgag CTATTTAAGGGAGGCTAAAGGTGAGAAAACACCTGGTCTGTCGTCAAAGAAGCTCTTGGATTCAGGTTTCAGATTCAAGTATGGGGTTGATGAGATGCTCATCGGTGCAATTCAATGCTGCAAAGAAAAGCATTATTTATAG
- the LOC126633007 gene encoding vestitone reductase-like, translating into MPENKRDLSYLTSLPGATERLNIFNADLCNPDSFNAVVEGCIGVFHVATPVDFQDKEPEEVVTKRSIDGALGIPKACLNAKTMKRVVYTSSAAAVMFGSNKDVEEVVESFWSDIDYIRPIKRYGPYMISKTLTEKPVLEFSEKYGLDVVTVIPSFVVGPFICPKLPGSIHGTLTLVFGNLDELSFLDQPLIKK; encoded by the exons ATGCCAGAGAACAAGAGAGATCTAAGCTACCTTACAAGTCTACCAGGAGCAACCGAAAGGCTCAATATTTTCAACGCGGATCTCTGCAACCCCGACAGTTTCAATGCAGTCGTTGAAGGGTGCATCGGAGTGTTCCATGTTGCCACTCCGGTCGATTTCCAAGACAAGGAACCTGAAGAAGTAGTGACCAAAAGATCAATTGATGGAGCCCTCGGCATTCCAAAGGCGTGCTTAAACGCAAAAACAATGAAACGAGTTGTGTACACTTCTAGTGCAGCCGCTGTCATGTTTGGCAGCAACAAGGATGTTGAGGAAGTGGTTGAAAGTTTTTGGAGCGATATAGATTACATTAGGCCTATAAAGCGATATGGACCATACATGATTTCGAAGACATTAACTGAGAAGCCAGTTCTTGAATTTTCAGAGAAATATGGGTTGGATGTTGTGACAGTAATACCTTCTTTTGTTGTTGGCCCCTTCATTTGTCCTAAGCTTCCCGGCT cCATTCACGGTACACTGACTTTGGTCTTTGGTAACCTTGATGAGCTTAGCTTTCTTGATCAGCCATTAATCAAGAAATGA